One Salarias fasciatus chromosome 22, fSalaFa1.1, whole genome shotgun sequence DNA segment encodes these proteins:
- the lypc gene encoding sperm acrosome membrane-associated protein 4-like — protein sequence MSSSRLVTLLLCCLPLAACLRCYTCVFPAISPMDCLKFPLECPAGQRCLSSEATGKRGALQMTMYEKSCAVSSQCGRSGQKYASGVYFNYTNTCCDTDLCNGAAAAAALSWRRAALCLLPAALLLLA from the exons ATGTCTTCGTCACGGCTTGTAACTCTTCTCCTGTGTTGTCTTCCTCTGGCAG CCTGTCTGCGCTGCTACACCTGTGTGTTTCCCGCCATCTCCCCCATGGACTGCCTGAAGTTTCCTCTGGAGTGTCCTGCAGGCCAGCGCTGCCTGTCCAGCGAGGCGACGGGGAAACGAG GCGCCCTGCAGATGACCATGTACGAGAAGAGCTGCGCCGTCTCGTCTCAGTGCGGCCGGAGCGGCCAGAAATACGCCTCGGGCGTCTACTTCAACTACACCAACACCTGCTGTGACACGGACCTGTGtaacggcgccgccgccgccgccgccctgagCTGGAGGCGGGCGGcgctctgcctgctgcctgcggccctgctcctgctggcctga
- the ppt2b gene encoding lysosomal thioesterase PPT2 codes for MKSLRAAAGRSRGGAAGLLCPLLGACLWAAVVAYKPVVIVHGLFDSSGDFRHLQHFINESHPGTNVTVIDLFDRSASLEPMWKQVEGFKTAIYPIMQNAADGVHFICYSQGGLICRGILSTLSDHNVQSFISLSSPQAGQYGDTDYLKYLFPQFVKSNLYHLCYTGIGQRISICNYWNDPHHRDMYLNSSDYLALLNSERPNPNSTEWKKNFLKIKKLVLIGGPDDGVITPWQSSQFGFYDDNETVVEIQNQDLYLRDVFGLKTLAARGDLMLCSVPGVQHVMWHSNETVFHVCMEKWLD; via the exons ATGAAGAGCCTGCGTGCCGCCGCCGGCCGGAGCCGCGGCGGGGCGGCCGGGCTGCTGTGCCCGCTCCTCGGCGCGTGTCTCTGGGCTGCGGTGGTCGCCTACAAGCCGGTGGTCATCGTGCACGGTCTGTTCGACAGCTCCGGAGATTTCAGACACCTCCAGCATTTCATCAACGAG TCTCATCCGGGAACCAATGTGACGGTCATCGACCTGTTTGACCGGAGTGCCAGTCTGGAGCCCATGTGGAAACAAGTGGAAGGGTTCAAGACGGCCATTTACCCGATAATGCAAAACGCAGCGGACGGCGTCCACTTCATCTGCTACTCGCAAG gtgGACTGATTTGCCGGGGGATCCTCTCCACTCTGTCCGACCACAACGTGCAGTCCTTCATCTCCCTGTCCTCGCCTCAGGCCGGCCAGTACGGCG ACACGGACTACTTAAAGTACCTGTTCCCTCAGTTTGTGAAGTCGAACCTCTACCACCTGTGCTACACCGGAATAGGTCAGAGGATTTCTATCTGCAACTACTGGAACG ACCCCCACCACAGAGACATGTATCTGAACAGCAGTGATTATCTGGCTCTGCTCAACAGCGAGAGGCCAAATCCAAATTCAACAG AGTGGAAGAAAAACTTCCTGAAAATCAAGAAGCTGGTGTTGATCGGAGGACCAGACGACGGCGTCATCACGCCGTGGCAGTCCAG CCAGTTTGGATTTTATGACGACAACGAGACCGTCGTCGAGATACAGAACCAAGAT ctgtatTTACGAGACGTCTTCGGCCTGAAGACGCTGGCGGCGCGCGGAGATCTGATGCTGTGCTCCGTCCCGGGGGTCCAGCACGTGATGTGGCACTCAAACGAGACTGTGTTTCACGTGTGCATGGAGAAGTGGTTGGACTAG
- the rps5 gene encoding small ribosomal subunit protein uS7 translates to MTDWETAPAVAETPEIKLFGKWSTDDVQINDISLQDYIAVKEKYAKYLPHSGGRYAAKRFRKAQCPIVERLTNSMMMHGRNNGKKLMTVRIVKHAFEIIHLLTGENPLQVLVNAIINSGPREDSTRIGRAGTVRRQAVDVSPLRRVNQAIWLLCTGAREAAFRNIKTIAECLADELINAAKGSSNSYAIKKKDELERVAKSNR, encoded by the exons A TGACTGACTGGGAGACTGCCCCAGCCGTGGCTGAGACCCCGGAGATCAAGCTCTTTGGAAAATGGAGCACTGACGATGTCCAGATCAACGACATCTCCCTGCAG GATTACATTGCTGTTAAAGAGAAGTACGCCAAGTACCTGCCACACTCTGGAGGACGTTATGCCGCCAAGCGCTTCCGCAAAGCTCAGTGTCCCATCGTGGAGCGTCTGACCAACTCCATGATGATGCACGGCCGCAACAACGGCAAGAAGCTGATGACCGTGCGCATCGTCAAGCACGCCTTCGAGATCATCCACCTGCTGACCGGAGAG AATCCCCTGCAGGTCCTGGTCAACGCCATCATCAACAGTGGACCCCGTGAGGACTCCACCCGTATCGGTCGTGCCGGTACCGTCAGGAGGCAGGCTGTGGACGTGTCGCCCCTCCGCAGAGTCAACCAG GCCATCTGGCTGCTGTGCACAGGAGCAAGAGAAGCTGCTTTCAGAAACATCAAGACCATCGCTGAGTGCCTGGCTGATGAGCTGATCAACGCAGCCAAG GGTTCATCTAACTCTTACGCCATCAAGAAGAAGGACGAGTTGGAGAGAGTCGCCAAGTCCAACCGTTAA
- the ddah2 gene encoding N(G),N(G)-dimethylarginine dimethylaminohydrolase 2 has translation MANVCPYGRFTHAVVRGIPETFGKPAGDGRENGEASVELAKAQRQFGCLTGALRQKVGLQLIEIPPDPQLPDSWRIEDVAVIQGDTALITRPFKQQRRSEAEAVRRVMSELSLTVVEMGGEDGDSGGATLEGSDVLFTGREFFVGISPHTNRRGAEVLADTFRDFAVSTVPVCGGARLKNVCSMGGPDTIIISNSDGAKKTLRMMEQLTDHHYEVLTVPEESAANCVYVRGPSKRDFLLHRPAEECPESVPAFQKLQDYTLLPTACSEASKLGASLSSLCLLINRKHSYF, from the exons ATGGCGAACGTGTGCCCTTACGGCCGCTTCACCCACGCCGTGGTGCGCGGCATCCCGGAGACCTTCGGGAAGCCGGCGGGGGACGGCCGCGAGAACGGCGAGGCGTCGGTGGAGCTGGCCAAGGCGCAGCGGCAGTTCGGCTGCCTGACGGGGGCGCTGAGGCAGAAGGTGGGCCTGCAGCTCATCGAGATCCCCCCCGACCCCCAGCTGCCCGACAGCTGGAGGATCGAGGACGTGGCGGTCATCCAGGGTGACACGGCTCTGATCACCAGGCCCTTCAAGCAGCAGCGACGCAGCGAG GCGGAGGCGGTGAGGAGGGTGATGTCGGAGCTCAGCCTCACCGTGGTGGAGATGGGAGGCGAGGACGGCGACTCCGGCGGGGCCACGCTGGAGGGCAGCGACGTCCTCTTCACGGGGAGGGAGTTCTTCGTGGGCATCTCGCCTCACACCAACCGCAGGGGAGCCGAGGTGCTGGCCGACACTTTCAGG GACTTCGCTGTGTCGACTGTTCCTGTGTGTGGCGGAGCGCGACTGAAGAACGTCTGCTCCATGGGAGGTCCCGacaccatcatcatcagcaaCAGTGACGGGGCCAAGAAGACGCTCCGG atgatggagcagctgaccgATCACCACTACGAAGTGCTCACCGTCCCCGAGGAGTCGGCCGCCAACTGCGTCTACGTCAGAGGCCCGTCCAAACGCGACTTCCTGCTGCACCGGCCCGCCGAGGAGTGTCCCGAGAGCGTCCCC GCCTTCCAGAAGCTGCAGGACTACACCCTCCTGCCCACCGCCTGCAGCGAGGCCTCCAAGCTGGGAGCGTCTCTGTCCTCGCTCTGCCTCCTCATCAACAGGAAGCATTCGTACTTCTGA